The region GAAATAGAACTCACCGACGAGGTTGTATATTGGATTACAAAAGCGTTTGCTTATTGGCTGTCCGCCAAGGTAAAATCCAAAATGACTATTGCCGTAGGGCACGACTCCAGGATATCGGCCCAGCGCATAGAAGCCCAAGCGATTAAGGCGCTAAAAGAAAGCGGGTGTATTGTCTTGCAATGCGGCCTTTGTTCCACGCCGTCTATGTTTATGATGACGCGGCATGAAAAGGTCCAAGCGCACGGCGCCATAATGATTACGGCTAGCCATCATCCTTATTACAAAAACGGCCTAAAGTTTTTTGATTCGCAAGGCGGGCTTGAAAAAGAAGACATAATCGGCATTTTGGATTTGGCCCAGGCCAAAAGCGGCCTAAAGGGTCGCGGCGGCAAAGTCATAAAAGACGATTATTTAAAATATTATTGCGAATTCTTAATTGATAAAATTAGAAAAGCCACGGGCGAAACCTATCCTTTGAAAGACCTCAAGATAGCGGTTGACGCCGGCAACGGCGCGGGCGGGTTTTTTGTGGATAGGGTTTTAAAACCCTTGGGCGCTGACACCTCTGCCAGCCAATACTTAGAGCCCGACGGGATGTTTCCCAACCACGCGCCCAATCCCGAAGACCCCGAGGCCATGCGGCATATAAGCAAGCGCGTATTAAAAAGCAAAGCCGACCTTGGCATTATATTTGACACCGATGTTGACAGGGCGGCGTGCGTCGCGC is a window of Clostridiales bacterium DNA encoding:
- a CDS encoding phosphomannomutase/phosphoglucomutase, which encodes EIELTDEVVYWITKAFAYWLSAKVKSKMTIAVGHDSRISAQRIEAQAIKALKESGCIVLQCGLCSTPSMFMMTRHEKVQAHGAIMITASHHPYYKNGLKFFDSQGGLEKEDIIGILDLAQAKSGLKGRGGKVIKDDYLKYYCEFLIDKIRKATGETYPLKDLKIAVDAGNGAGGFFVDRVLKPLGADTSASQYLEPDGMFPNHAPNPEDPEAMRHISKRVLKSKADLGIIFDTDVDRAACVAPDGQEINRNRLIALVSAILLEEQPGATIVTDSVTSDALTEFIVSRKGNHHRFKRGYKNVINEAKELNSVGVYAPLAIETSGHAAFLENYFLDDGAYLVIRILIKLCQLKKQNKTLLSLIEDLKEPIETYEARLGFKPSCKDWKKSAREIMARLEKVFAKKMGFRLAQSYEGVRVNFLDGWMLIRQSVHDPILPVNIESDRQGGVFFAVKKLYNVLKKHEELDLGVLKSYITEQKLAKKS